One Spirochaeta africana DSM 8902 genomic window carries:
- a CDS encoding DUF2975 domain-containing protein: MENFGKMRISIKLVQWAMVYGGLLAFIGIIISVFSMVGILIYGDEPFRQVVLPYTAFLVLSVVLLVVCICLHELVSSVQKGSPFTHRNADLLRLLGWVFIAGSFINPLLERLVAISTIEIEPYSPPHGLITGLMLLVLALVFRHGVYLQDRAGHSGDAEQS; the protein is encoded by the coding sequence ATGGAGAATTTCGGAAAGATGCGTATTAGCATCAAGCTGGTGCAATGGGCGATGGTATATGGCGGATTGCTGGCCTTTATCGGAATAATTATATCGGTATTCTCTATGGTCGGGATCCTGATTTATGGGGATGAGCCCTTCCGGCAAGTCGTGCTGCCATATACCGCATTCCTGGTCTTGTCGGTTGTGCTGCTGGTCGTGTGCATCTGCCTGCATGAGCTTGTCTCCTCGGTGCAGAAAGGCTCACCATTTACCCATCGTAATGCTGATCTTCTGCGCTTGCTGGGCTGGGTATTCATTGCAGGTTCTTTTATAAACCCGCTGCTTGAGCGGCTCGTTGCAATCAGCACTATAGAGATTGAGCCATACTCACCGCCGCATGGCCTGATCACCGGTTTGATGCTGCTTGTGCTGGCCCTGGTATTCCGACACGGGGTATATTTGCAGGATCGCGCGGGGCATAGTGGCGATGCAGAGCAGTCGTAA
- a CDS encoding ABC transporter ATP-binding protein, which translates to MTISINQLVKRYGSFTAVDHIDLQIPQGEICGLLGPNGAGKTTTIKCIAGLHGFDAGRIEVFGLDRGQEHRRIQQRIGLVPQEVALYEDLSAYENALFFGRMYGLRGQALRDGVKQALEFTELWERRDQRPKQYSGGMKRRLNIACALVHSPELIILDEPTVGIDPQSRNHILESIRELNRRGTTVLYTSHYMEEVEAICSRVAIIDHGRVIADGSKEEVKNLIAEEEQITVAADHISEATLEAIRNMSGVLAVTHEEATLRIAAQRQAVRVGQIIERLSAGGAELHSVQLEQPSLEGVFLTLTGRSLRD; encoded by the coding sequence ATGACGATATCTATCAATCAACTGGTAAAACGCTATGGCAGCTTTACGGCTGTCGATCATATCGACCTGCAGATCCCACAGGGCGAGATCTGCGGGCTGCTGGGCCCGAATGGTGCCGGGAAAACCACCACCATCAAGTGTATTGCCGGGCTGCACGGGTTCGATGCCGGGCGCATCGAGGTGTTCGGGCTGGATCGGGGGCAGGAGCACCGGCGGATACAGCAGCGGATCGGGCTGGTTCCGCAGGAGGTTGCCCTGTACGAGGATTTGAGTGCCTATGAGAATGCCCTGTTCTTCGGGCGGATGTACGGGCTGCGCGGGCAGGCCCTGCGCGACGGGGTAAAGCAGGCGCTGGAGTTTACCGAGCTGTGGGAGCGGCGCGATCAGCGCCCCAAGCAGTACTCGGGCGGCATGAAGCGACGCCTGAACATTGCCTGTGCGCTGGTGCACAGCCCGGAGCTGATCATCCTGGATGAACCGACGGTAGGGATCGATCCGCAGTCGCGCAATCACATCCTGGAGTCGATCCGGGAACTGAACCGGCGCGGTACCACGGTGCTGTATACCTCGCACTACATGGAGGAGGTGGAGGCAATCTGCTCGCGGGTGGCGATTATCGACCATGGCCGGGTGATTGCCGACGGCAGCAAGGAAGAGGTCAAGAACCTGATTGCCGAGGAAGAGCAGATTACGGTTGCGGCGGATCATATCAGTGAGGCAACCCTCGAGGCTATCCGCAACATGTCCGGGGTGCTGGCAGTGACTCATGAGGAGGCTACCCTGCGGATCGCCGCCCAGCGGCAGGCGGTGCGGGTAGGACAGATTATCGAGCGGCTGAGCGCCGGCGGGGCCGAGCTGCACTCGGTACAGCTGGAACAGCCAAGCCTGGAAGGGGTGTTTCTGACCCTGACCGGCCGCAGCCTGCGCGATTAA
- a CDS encoding sensor histidine kinase, whose translation MQPRNVPVGQIRTGIALAYYLQVPLVLAGLGQLSAARLLVILTVAVGEALRRRFLPHPGMAAAVAGLALGVAVADPVLIALAPAAALAAGSSGRTTAASLASGPAAVVGILAAVAAIAVSEFGLPVLGDYGVVEAVEGSGVTRAAVVGPGHTAVAAGFDGSAGAPATALLFRLYRTAGLAVLAAALGLSEFLLVRLGESQTAARDLQDDQQHLLHLLGQRDLQMQQARDALTGRIELTERNRIARTLHDALGHGLTGALWQLRAADQLLSHGETDPAGESLRRGIAAVDDGLAAIRATVQDLRPREVPDLLLLRKLVEEFRYCPAALQFSGDPARIPGGVLAVFCDNLRELLTNTMRHSQASQVQITVSHSPGFSRLEYRDNGVGLPRSGPAAAEHRGMRDAGGAVSTPGRAPQPGVLRVPGSGMGLDGIRTRTEAIGGRCSFGSDSSRGFVCVCLVQGGTE comes from the coding sequence ATGCAGCCCCGGAATGTCCCGGTCGGACAGATTCGTACTGGTATTGCCCTCGCCTATTATCTGCAGGTGCCATTGGTACTTGCCGGGCTGGGGCAGCTGTCGGCGGCCCGGCTGCTGGTAATCCTGACCGTCGCCGTTGGCGAGGCGTTGCGGCGGCGCTTCCTGCCGCATCCGGGGATGGCCGCGGCTGTTGCCGGACTGGCACTGGGCGTTGCTGTGGCCGATCCGGTGCTGATCGCACTGGCACCGGCAGCCGCGCTGGCAGCCGGGAGTTCAGGTCGTACGACGGCTGCCAGCCTGGCCAGTGGCCCGGCCGCTGTCGTCGGAATCCTGGCTGCAGTTGCTGCCATCGCCGTGTCGGAGTTTGGCCTGCCGGTTTTAGGGGATTACGGGGTTGTCGAGGCGGTCGAGGGTTCCGGGGTCACCCGGGCTGCTGTTGTCGGTCCTGGCCACACCGCTGTGGCTGCCGGATTCGACGGATCTGCCGGAGCCCCCGCAACAGCACTGCTCTTTCGGCTGTATCGCACCGCCGGGCTGGCTGTACTGGCCGCTGCCCTGGGGCTCAGTGAGTTTTTACTGGTGCGACTGGGAGAAAGCCAGACCGCTGCTCGCGATTTGCAGGATGATCAGCAGCATCTGCTGCACCTGTTAGGCCAGCGCGATCTCCAGATGCAGCAGGCCCGCGACGCCCTTACCGGGCGCATCGAACTGACCGAGCGAAACCGGATTGCACGTACCCTGCATGATGCCCTTGGCCATGGTCTGACCGGCGCATTGTGGCAGCTGCGCGCTGCCGATCAGCTGCTGTCGCACGGCGAGACCGACCCGGCCGGGGAGTCGCTTCGGCGCGGGATCGCCGCCGTGGACGATGGCCTGGCCGCTATTCGTGCTACGGTGCAGGATCTGCGCCCGCGCGAGGTGCCGGATCTGTTGCTGCTGCGCAAGCTGGTGGAGGAGTTCCGCTACTGCCCGGCCGCGCTGCAGTTCAGCGGCGACCCTGCCCGCATTCCCGGAGGGGTGCTGGCGGTCTTCTGCGATAATCTGCGTGAGCTCTTGACCAACACCATGCGGCACTCACAAGCCAGTCAGGTACAGATAACCGTGTCACACAGCCCGGGGTTCAGCCGCCTGGAGTATCGTGACAACGGGGTCGGGCTGCCTCGCAGCGGGCCGGCAGCTGCCGAACACCGCGGGATGCGCGACGCCGGTGGTGCAGTCAGCACTCCTGGCCGTGCTCCCCAGCCCGGCGTGCTGCGTGTTCCGGGATCCGGCATGGGGCTGGATGGCATCCGCACCCGCACCGAGGCGATTGGCGGGCGCTGCAGCTTTGGCAGTGACAGCAGCCGCGGTTTCGTCTGTGTCTGCCTGGTGCAAGGAGGGACTGAATGA
- a CDS encoding response regulator, protein MSVATVLLADDDALVRDGLQVLIGLEPDLQVCATAGNGRTALEHARQHHPDIALLDIRMPEMDGIECCRAIKQELPATRILILTTFHDDELIHQAMQAGADGYLLKHQPSAVMIDGIRAVLHGNVILEPSVARSLAAGRQAAPGAAAATAAAAVGITGRELEVLQLIAEGLSNQEIADRIFLSTGTIRNYVSSLLEKLDLRDRTQLAVWYYQQAR, encoded by the coding sequence ATGAGTGTAGCTACTGTACTTCTGGCCGATGATGACGCCCTGGTCCGTGACGGTCTGCAGGTGCTGATCGGGCTGGAGCCTGACCTGCAGGTATGCGCCACTGCCGGCAACGGCAGGACAGCGCTCGAACATGCGCGGCAGCACCACCCGGACATCGCCCTGCTGGATATCCGCATGCCGGAAATGGACGGCATCGAGTGCTGCCGCGCCATCAAACAGGAGCTGCCGGCTACCCGCATTCTTATCCTGACCACCTTTCACGACGACGAACTGATTCACCAGGCCATGCAGGCGGGTGCCGACGGCTATCTGCTGAAGCATCAGCCCAGTGCCGTGATGATCGACGGGATCCGGGCCGTGCTGCATGGGAACGTAATCCTGGAACCATCGGTCGCCCGCAGCCTGGCTGCGGGCCGACAGGCTGCACCCGGTGCCGCAGCCGCGACCGCAGCCGCTGCTGTCGGGATAACCGGTCGCGAGCTTGAGGTGCTGCAGCTGATCGCCGAGGGGCTGTCGAACCAGGAGATCGCCGACCGCATCTTTCTGAGCACCGGCACCATCCGCAACTACGTCAGCAGCCTGCTGGAAAAACTGGACCTGCGTGACCGAACACAGCTGGCGGTATGGTACTATCAGCAGGCTCGCTGA
- a CDS encoding tRNA-binding protein — MSDTHPITPTQFAAVELRVGRITSAENFPQARKPAYILQVDFGPELGTRTSSAQITDLYQPEDLVGRLVVGVVNLPPKQIGPVRSECLITGFHTESGAVALCAPDREVPLGARLM; from the coding sequence ATGAGCGATACACACCCCATTACCCCCACCCAGTTTGCTGCTGTCGAGCTGCGCGTCGGGCGCATCACCAGCGCAGAGAACTTTCCACAGGCTCGCAAGCCGGCCTACATCCTCCAGGTGGACTTTGGTCCTGAACTCGGCACCCGCACCTCCAGCGCCCAGATTACTGACCTCTACCAGCCTGAAGATCTGGTGGGTCGCCTGGTGGTGGGCGTGGTCAACCTGCCCCCCAAACAGATCGGCCCGGTACGCTCTGAGTGTTTGATCACCGGGTTTCACACCGAATCCGGGGCGGTTGCCCTGTGTGCCCCCGACCGGGAGGTTCCGCTGGGTGCCAGGCTGATGTAG
- a CDS encoding ABC transporter permease, translating to MKGITIHIRRILRNKLIIGAAAVIPVVMLLLGGRAGDMLPGMAVINQDGGPLAGLVVESLAQSYRVEQLSADEVEEQVRRGGLEYVLEIPTGFGAEVLAARTPQLAGTAVNNPHSALHVREAVEQVTRPALVLASSLQPETEQQLAAALQQVQQGPFRVEQEIHSRNGELSAANANGFLLAMNLFTMIMLLMGLYGGINLMRDRRSGTVMRAAAAPAGLRGYVGGLLAALMAVQLLQVALTTAAAGLVFPDIRLAVLARSFGVMSLFAMTSLAFGVALAGVAKSMNQLGVLGSIFIFPMAMLGGSFWPIEIMPQQLQRISVLMPNYWAGQAIQLSLAQAGLQDFLLPIAILGAYAALLFVLGSWKRDQVTSGREMRE from the coding sequence ATGAAAGGGATTACCATTCATATAAGGCGCATACTGCGCAATAAACTGATTATCGGGGCGGCTGCGGTGATTCCGGTGGTTATGCTGCTGCTGGGCGGGCGTGCCGGCGACATGCTGCCGGGGATGGCGGTGATAAACCAGGACGGCGGACCACTGGCGGGCCTGGTAGTCGAGAGCCTGGCACAGTCCTACCGGGTGGAGCAGCTGTCTGCCGATGAGGTAGAGGAGCAGGTGCGCCGGGGCGGGCTGGAGTATGTCCTGGAGATACCGACGGGTTTCGGTGCCGAGGTCCTGGCTGCCCGCACCCCGCAGCTGGCCGGCACCGCGGTGAACAATCCGCACAGTGCGCTGCATGTCCGCGAGGCGGTAGAGCAGGTAACCCGCCCGGCGCTGGTGCTGGCGTCATCGCTGCAGCCGGAGACAGAGCAGCAGCTGGCAGCGGCATTGCAGCAGGTACAGCAGGGGCCGTTCCGGGTGGAACAGGAAATACACAGCCGTAACGGTGAGCTGTCGGCGGCCAATGCTAATGGCTTCCTGCTGGCCATGAACCTGTTTACCATGATTATGCTGCTGATGGGCCTGTATGGCGGCATCAACCTGATGCGTGACCGGCGCAGCGGAACGGTGATGCGGGCCGCCGCCGCACCGGCCGGGCTGCGCGGCTATGTAGGCGGGCTGCTGGCGGCCCTGATGGCGGTGCAGCTGCTGCAGGTGGCCCTTACCACGGCCGCTGCCGGGCTGGTTTTTCCGGATATTCGGCTTGCGGTGCTGGCACGCAGCTTCGGGGTAATGTCCCTGTTTGCCATGACCAGTCTGGCCTTCGGGGTTGCCCTTGCCGGGGTGGCCAAAAGTATGAATCAGCTGGGGGTACTGGGTTCGATATTTATCTTCCCCATGGCGATGCTGGGGGGATCCTTCTGGCCGATCGAGATTATGCCGCAGCAGCTGCAGCGGATATCGGTGCTTATGCCCAACTACTGGGCTGGTCAGGCGATTCAGCTCTCGCTGGCGCAGGCCGGGCTGCAGGATTTCCTGCTGCCGATCGCGATATTGGGTGCCTATGCGGCGCTGCTGTTTGTGCTCGGGTCATGGAAGCGTGATCAGGTTACCAGCGGGCGCGAGATGCGCGAGTAA
- a CDS encoding ABC transporter permease — MKTLTVLYYTLVRMWRDRGSVFQMTLQPFLFILILGLALSTQFDPRDLEPAVVALVEPADADDGEREFLSGIRGALDQEGVGDLLRFVTVETRQEALEMVSAGSAEATAFYDGDARRLTITRRSATALSSRIPAAVLENIVQGANTTVYIQQAGAEPVPFARQAVDIQELDLASTRRSSSAMEYYSVTMLVMTLLFGAMGASYGLSEDLLRSVGQRMAVAPLVGFEHYLGKVAGNALFVWVLGLVLMLATALLFGVPWLASPAVFAEAAAITAAVSLLATAIGALMLILLRSEEGSGVVLNLLILAWTLLAGGFVVLPRNSVTWLLERLTPNFLAQRAYFNLLYWGDPGVTSSTILILTGLAVVTGLAAVGLSRRRIA, encoded by the coding sequence ATGAAAACATTGACCGTACTGTACTACACCCTGGTGCGCATGTGGCGCGATCGGGGATCGGTGTTCCAGATGACCCTGCAGCCGTTCCTGTTCATCCTGATTCTTGGCCTTGCCTTGAGTACCCAGTTCGATCCCCGCGACCTGGAGCCGGCAGTGGTGGCACTGGTAGAGCCTGCGGATGCTGACGACGGGGAGCGCGAGTTTCTGAGCGGTATCCGGGGAGCGCTGGATCAGGAAGGGGTGGGTGATCTGCTGCGGTTTGTCACCGTAGAAACCCGGCAGGAGGCACTGGAGATGGTGTCGGCCGGCAGTGCCGAGGCTACTGCATTCTATGATGGAGATGCCCGCCGCCTGACGATTACACGCCGGTCTGCTACTGCTCTGAGCAGCCGTATCCCGGCGGCGGTGCTGGAGAATATAGTCCAGGGAGCCAACACCACGGTGTACATCCAGCAGGCCGGGGCCGAACCGGTGCCGTTTGCCCGGCAGGCGGTGGATATCCAGGAGCTGGATCTGGCCAGTACCCGGCGTTCCAGCTCAGCGATGGAGTATTACTCGGTGACCATGCTGGTGATGACCCTGCTGTTCGGCGCGATGGGTGCCAGTTACGGGCTGTCCGAGGATCTGCTGCGCAGTGTAGGGCAGCGTATGGCGGTCGCCCCGCTGGTGGGTTTTGAACACTACCTGGGCAAGGTTGCTGGCAACGCACTGTTTGTCTGGGTACTGGGGCTGGTGCTGATGCTGGCTACCGCGCTCCTGTTCGGGGTGCCGTGGCTGGCCAGCCCGGCAGTGTTTGCCGAGGCAGCCGCGATAACCGCTGCAGTCAGTCTGCTGGCTACCGCGATCGGTGCGCTGATGCTGATCCTGCTGCGCAGCGAAGAGGGCTCCGGGGTGGTGCTGAACCTGCTGATCCTGGCCTGGACCCTGCTGGCCGGCGGCTTTGTTGTGCTGCCGCGCAACAGCGTGACCTGGCTGCTGGAGCGCCTGACCCCGAACTTTCTGGCGCAGCGGGCCTACTTCAATCTGTTGTACTGGGGAGATCCCGGGGTAACCTCCTCCACTATTCTGATACTTACTGGTCTGGCCGTGGTGACCGGACTGGCGGCAGTAGGGCTGTCGCGAAGGAGAATCGCATGA